One bacterium genomic region harbors:
- the mce gene encoding methylmalonyl-CoA epimerase translates to MLEKIDHIGIAVDNLDESILIFKDLLGLKFLGEEEVPDQKVRVAKFDIGGVHIELLEPTSPDSPISRFLEKKGQGIHHVAYRTDNIEAEISELIAKGAKMIDEKPRCGSGGLNIAFIHPKSTAKVLTEICEG, encoded by the coding sequence ATGCTCGAGAAAATCGACCACATAGGAATCGCTGTGGACAACCTTGACGAGTCCATCCTAATTTTCAAGGACTTGCTCGGGTTGAAATTCCTCGGCGAGGAGGAGGTTCCCGACCAAAAAGTGCGGGTGGCCAAGTTCGATATAGGCGGAGTGCATATCGAACTCCTAGAGCCAACAAGTCCGGATAGCCCCATCTCTCGTTTCCTTGAGAAAAAGGGTCAGGGCATACACCATGTTGCGTATCGCACAGACAACATTGAAGCTGAAATATCGGAATTAATTGCCAAAGGAGCCAAAATGATCGATGAAAAACCTCGTTGTGGCTCTGGAGGCCTTAACATAGCCTTCATTCATCCAAAATCGACCGCTAAGGTCCTCACCGAAATATGCGAGGGGTAA